The nucleotide window GGTTATGGTTGTTATTATTTTGGTCAAATGACTTAATTAATGTGGCTAGAGAATGGTATTGTGCTTCGTCGGTTCTTGATATGATATATGTTGTGAATTGCGGTATCATGTTGCGATATAATGACTTATATAAAAGATGGAAGGAGAATCATGATTTTCGGGTGGATTTGTTATGTAACCTTGAGTCTAGTAATTTCATGCTTGTCAAGTTCTACTGATTGATTGAGAAATGTTATGCCTTTCGGCTTAAACAGACTGTGATTTATGTCGAGTTATAGCAAAAAagacgaactacgaatggcttgatccctaatgagggtacgtaggcagtctaacgaggaggttagatgcagccataaagtgtatGAAAAATTATCATGCATCTGGATCTTGAATTATATTTGGTACATATGATAAAGGCAGGGTATGTTGAGTTATGAGCATTTAGTGACGTCACGTATTGATcttggacgtatgtcgggattaGGGCGTGACATACGTTGTACTattcagtggcgaagccaggatttgTTGGGGGAAGGGCGAAATTCAAAAGAGTGCAATGTTTCAATCGAAACGGTTGCTTTTACATTGGATAGTGCAAAGTTTTAAGTCAATATTCATAACAGAAAATAGTCTCTTCACCAAAGCGGTTGTAAGCGGTAATATCAAAGCCATGTAAGAAGCTTAAATTGGTTAGGATTAGATTCTAAAAAAACGTTAGGTGTCAGTCAGACAGTGGACTGGGACCTAGATGGatttaaatatatttctttTATCGTGAAATAAGTATTAacaatatttacattattttttaaaaattagtacaatatttataGATAATGTGAGAGTTTAAGATAAATACGCTAGGGGTcttaaaaagagagaaaaaaatacatacaagaataataaataataaaaaagagaaatgaattaacaaaccacaaaaaaaaggaGTCCAAATCTTTTGCACCTAAAAGAACTGTGCCTTTTCTGTGGCATTTCTAAAAAGTCGACATCTGTCCACCCACTCACACACTTTAACTGAGTTAACTCTCCGTTATCTCCtaaatttagaagaaaaaaaaaagaaaaagaaaaaagaccaAGCATCTGAATCCTCATCGGCGAGTCGCCCACAACTTGCAATATTTGATTGACTTCACTTCCCAAATCTCTCTTTGCAAAGAGTtcctcaaaaacacaaaagatcTCTAACCCACTCTTTCTCTCACCTATAAGAGAAACCGCACATCAACCCAAAGCTCCAAGTTGAATAAATTGACTCACTAAGCTCCAAAATCCTTGAGAAGCCCTAACGGTTCCGTCACAAAAGTTTATGGAGTCGACCCAGAAGCATGGGTTTGTTCAGATCGGATATGCAGGACGAAAGATCGATTTTTGGTCCTAGGAAAACCCGATCAAGACAAGTGTCGCGTCGTCGACGACAAATTTTACAATTCCGTCACAAAAAATTGCCTATCTGCTGTTGCTGCACGCAGCAGAACAGATCACCCAACAACACAAATAGAGGATGAACCAGTGGGTTTTCCGGCGAGGAGGGGTGTGGCGAACCCAGCTCTGCAGTGGTGTTTCCtggcgaggggagtggcggccaccactcctcgccctcacgtggcttcgccactggtaCTATTATCACAAGTACCAATCTCACCTTTATGTTATGGtaatataaaaaaactaaacaGTTCTTAACGGGTACCCATAAATAACCCAATGAATTGATTTGTTATCTCTAACCATACTCAATAACCCTTGAAAAAGAATAATtaccatccattttttttttaaggaaaactaatgaaaatggattgaaactttgagttttaacgataaggacaaaataaagggttaagtgaatagtatcaggattgattttttagtgtaaaaatgtggtttttcgttaaaatgaacagtatcgggagtttttcgttaaaattcatttttttttattgttttacacAACAATATATTTCAATAGGTAGAAAACTTGGGCTAAACAACACAATAAGTCATTCATAATAATTTAGTATTAAACTTATCATCCATATAAGTTGCAACTaaaacttacaagtgaagataacTATTATTAAACCGTAACACCGAGAGAATTACCAACCAGTCTAAAACATTAGTTTAAACCCACGAAAAGTTACTGTGTATTCAAATTATGAGATACCTCCAAATATAGAACACAGAGGTTTCCGGTGgaataaaaaatagtaattttttttggtcAGATTTATTAAGTTTTAAAAGATTGATTCCATATTAACACAATTCTAACACAACTGGAACAATCCAAAATAAATGTTACTCGGATATCTTTATCTTTAGTCATGAACctcttttgatttttgattcgctcaattctttaattttccgacctaaaacaaggaaaaagaaaggacAAAAAAATAGAAGTACGGTAACTCGAAATCATGATTGATGTTGATCATCCTACTGCCATCCATATGCAATTTGTAAAGTCAAGACTTTGATGGTACAAAGCCCCTAAATCTAACATTTTAATTCAACTTATAGCTGTTTCATGTGTCATGTGTGTACAAACTCAGTCAAACTTGGCACCGACGACTTTCTCATACAATAAAGTCTAAAATCATCACCTTGAACCGTTCCAAAACtaggaaaataaataataagtatTAAAAACGCATGTTGCCTGTAGTTTAGTTGGTCACAACAATCTGCTCATCCCACTTGAGTTCGAGTCTCTCTTACTATAAATTAAATCAGGCTAAAATATCATCTTATAGCATGTGTTAGTTAAGAAAATTGGCCAAAATATTGTATCCTCATTATTATACTTAAGTTTGAATTTCGCTTTCTTAAACTAGActggtttaaaatataaaaatatgaaaacataaaaaaatttttttttttattaattctcACGTTCACACACATGACACACCAACAAAGAAAAGCAACCCTTCCCTCCCCATTGTCTTATTGTCATTCTTGGCATTGAATCCTTCGAACTGTATGCTTTTCTTCTTCCGATGGAGGATTTCAGATCCAAGTCATGCAGAGACGGGAGAGACGGGAGGATGCAGATGGAGGTCTACTATGGAGGGAAGCCAGGTGCTCCTCCAGCAAGCATGCAGGATCTCAGAAGTTACAGCTCAAATTATGCAGGCTCTTGTGTTTCCCAGCCAAACAACCACcagatggtggtgaaggatggGAAGATGAAGAAAGGGAAGAGCAGCCTCGGGACTGCCTCGAAGACCTGGAGCTTGAGTGATCCCGAGTTGCAGAGGAAGAAGCGGGTTGCTGGGTACAAAGTTTACACTGCAGAGGAGAAGATGAAAGGGTCCCTGAGGAAGAGCTTCAAGTGGATCAAGAACACCTGCACCCAAGTAGTCTACGGATGGCGATGATTCGATTAACGGCTACTTTGAgggtaaagaagaagaagaaagaataaTATTATGCATGTCTACGAAATTAATTGTAAACAGAAATAGAATTCAATACTtggatttataattttttttttagtacatggTTTATAACTTCTTTAGCTAAGCAAGAAAACCTTAGTCTACAGTGAATGTTTCGGGCTTGATTTGGAGTTGTTTAAGGTTTGTTGTGGAGATATTCTGTTTACTCTGATATACGAGTAGGGGATTCGAACTTGGATGCAAAAGGGCAGATACATTGTCATGGTAAACTAGTCTAACCCGCATCCACTTTGTATGCTTCTGTTTGATGGCCTGGGTTTGATCTGGTCATAATTTTGATTAAACTCAATAGCTTGTGAAGGCTGGTTTCTACATTGCATTTCTTTCAGCATGATTGTAGGTTTTTTTGGTGCAGCCAGTTGTGCATTTTGTCTGAAATGTACAATTCATATACTATGCTGAGATCGCAAGCAAGAAAACCAAAGAGAATAGCAGTGAAACCAAAATCTAAAGCTCCACTGTGGTCGATATCTGATGGCATGTGTAGTGTGGATTACGAATGGATGGATCGAAGGCACATGAGGTTTAGATGCAGTCGATATCTGATCAAAATGTCTTGATAGAGAGAGTCTAAACATAGTTTATAGTTTAGTTTAGATGGTCTAATTATGTTTAAATGAGATTTATATAGTGCAATCTGTTGTGATCTCAATATCCAAACTTATTTAAACCACATCTAAACCCACATTTAGATCATATCTAGTTGAATCTGGACCCTATAGGTGTTTCAATCAGTTTATCTACACTCCAAATCGAGCTCATTCCATCTTTGTCCCGTGGTCATATGATCCACACTCTACAATGTCACCTCCAATTAACAACTAATCTCAGCGAGGAATTACTGTTCAATGTAACAATTTCTAATTAGAAATGAAAAACACAGTAATGAAACAAATGAAGTAGCAAGACTtcgggttggtttggtattgctgtacttTGAGAATAAACAGACTTCTGCCCATGTCGACAAGATGCAATCCCATTATCTTACACGAGAAGACAAATTTTGAGTTGACGGTggcagaaacaaaaataaaaatgcaccTACAGTGCTACACAAGATCTAAACTAATCAGTTTCAGATATGATACAGACACAACAATTGTAAGAAGAAACTAGCAAAGGTAGAGCAAGATTTGGCAAAGCTTGGCAGAGGATCTTACAGTGCATAACTGGTTCTATGAACAATAATCTTAATCCTCAAATGAAGGAAAAACCAAAGCAGCTTTGTCGTACATTTTTCATTCGACCTCTTTTTGCTCAAATCCTAAGCCCAGTTCTGCAAGACCCATTTCCCCTTGAAAGATGCTCAGTAATTCAGGCACTTGCTCTTGATATTTGATCACAAACCTATTCAAGAAGTACGACTTTGGGTTCATGATAAATGTACCTAACATAAATTCTCCCTTCGATATCAAGCCCTTCGACTAGAGAATTCTAATAACTGAACACCTTGGGATGATATACTTCTCCAAACTATAAGTTACAACAGTTGGACTTCCAGCCACATCGGCAGGCTGCCAACCCATTTTGTTCACAAGAAAGTCCATTTTACTCGAAAAGTTCTTCTCTGTGAAATCCATAAATAAAGGATTCCTTCTAAATGCCAACATAAAATCATCCTCGGTCCAACCCCACTTCCTATAAAGTTCCATCTTCTGTTCCCATTCTGATGCATCCCGCAGAGCATTCACATGTAGTGCTCTCGTGAATACTTCAGACGAAGGGGAGACCCCCATACTCATGATCTTCTTGACAATTTCCTTAAACTCCTCAGTTTCAAGGAACACTACAGAAAGATATTGGACGACGCACAAGGAGATTAAGGCTTCTGGCACATCAAGTTTTCTCAGAACTGAAATATTGGGAGCAACATTGCTTACCAATTTGGCTGAAAGTATCCACTGAAAGTTCTTAAAGAAACGAGCAACATAGTCCTCGTCTAAGAGATGCAGATTTTTGACGACATTGTAACAAGGTATGATACATTTCTCTAGGCTTCTTTTCAATATGTCCGGGTTGAAGCAGATAACCTCAGCAAGGCCAGTGCCTGAAAGGCCAATGGAACCCAAAAACTCAAGTTTGGGCAAAAGGGTCTTCTCAGGATTGAATAGTAGCAGGTGTGGGCGTTTCTTAACAAGTTGAGAAATGTGGGTTTTATCGAATCCATGATCTTCAAGAAGATTACGAACGGAATTGGGTCCTTCCGGGGTATCAAAATGAACCTTCTTGGACGCAGAAAGAGCATGTTTTGGGGACAACCCACATGAATTTGTAAGGTAAGACACTGTAAAATCCCCACCTTCTTCTCCTAGTTTAACCTTTTCAGCAACTAACAATGATTTCGATGAGTATGGTCTGATCAAAATAGTTTCTTTTCGGATAAATTTCAAACGGGTCACTGAATCACCAACAATTTTACAACTTAGAAGCACTAATTGCAATCTTTTAAAACAATAACGAGTCATAACTTGGAGCAAAACAATACAATCAGACAGAAATGCAGTTCTTGTTCTTGTAGCGGAAGAGAGAACAAGGGACTCACCAAATACCAACAACGGTTTCTCTGCTCAGTATCGAGACGCCAGCAATTACTTTTTCATGAAGTGCTACCTCCACCAAtttggggtttagggttttcctCCGCCGCTCACAAGTCACAACCCAACTGACggaaggattttgggtttttcattttAGTACCTGGCGGGAGGAAAAGTtttaggaaaattttatttaaactcatttatcttctttttatactcagtttatcatttttaattgagaaaattagaattttaGGTATCTTTTTAATACTCTTTAGATCAAACATTGGTTCCATTTTAAGATTCCCTCCCACTTTCCATACATTCCTATCCTCTCTTATTTTATGCGGTCATAGTTAagttatgttaatattttatattgattttttaaagataataagacaaaaaataatagtaatataaaatgttgacgtggcttaaccatgaccacacaaataggaggggatgagagtGTATAGGAAGTGGGAGGGTAGAGAAGCCATGTTCTTAAACaatagccacgtcagcatttttATATTTACTTAAACTACATGTCATtattgtattttaaaaaaaaattaaaatgctaaTTATTGAATTCCAAATATATGCTTCTAGGCTGATATTTCTTTGTACGTGACCTTTATTTTAGGAAGTAGTTTCTGGTTTGttgaatttgatgagaacaTGGATTTCTCTCCCACATTTGATTTTGTGATCTCCCATTTTTGAATCTTGAATGGGTTTATCCAATTCAATTGATGGTTGTTTTCACAATTTTATCTTGTTATCATTTGAGATAATTAGACGTATATGTGATTTGCTATTTACTCTTTGCTTCCGGCAGCTTAATGTTGGTACGTTGTGCTATTTACTCTTTGTTTTCGGTGGCTTGATGCTGGTACGTTGAGCAGGTTTCATCAAGATTCTTTACTGCTTTAGGTTTTATCAAGAGGCACGTTGATCCATCTTCTTAGTCTTTTAGTAGTTTATGTGAATACATAATTGCTCTAAATTACATAAGGAAAAGCTACGTTTTTTTGCCTACTAAAGCTATATGATCATCTGCAAATTTTAATTTGTGGGGAGGGTTTTTTATGGCTAATTATATTAACATCCcataaattgttgaataaatcccacaaacttaatacacccaacttttgatttttcacttaaaaattatcttaatacacccacttactttcccataatacccccacaccccacaccccacattctcaatatacatcttatattttgtacatacaccccacattttctttacaccccacatttctcaaatcttataacactcatttttaattttcagggatTGAATCTAACCATATGAAcactaaaagatgaatatgaatatagaagtttaaataatgcagcaaacgcaagattaaataattattgatgtcattgaaatcactaaaacaatgaaaactatgaagtcttacctcatgtgaagctcctaaaacatcgatttcgtgttccattcgtcaaatacaatttttcttaattaacatgtttgatagttgagaagataaataatacgctaaaagtgatttgggatgtatttataaatctttatttttttaaacctaataagatcaaaattgtcattacatagtagagtaaataagtcatttaatattaaattttaatgtggggtgtattcaatATTTTGTGAGGTGTTAATATAAAAACCCATTTTTTATTAGGCAATTTTTCGGGGgacatattttttgaattttgaaattcaaagaTAAAGATGATATGTACCTCATTAGTCTTCCAAATTGCAAATACAGATGATATGTATCCCATTAATTTTCAGGTTTTGTTTCTAGTTGGAATGGCGTTGGAACGTTGGAATCCCTCCTGGCGTTGGAacgttggaaaaagaaaaaagaaaaaatgacaaaaaagttGGAGGAAGTCAAAGAGCgtgaatttattaattttaaaagcgtaaatttatgaaaatgccctagaggcaagaACTTTGACTTCTATTGACCATCGCCTAGAGAgacgtatgacttattcttttagcatatGCTCGTAGTACTCGTTAGTACGAATGCGTAGGTGAAAACTGTTTGCGAGTCCGGATAGTTACGGATATTTTAAATTGGTTATTCaaagtttagttttaataaattgAATTCCCATCGAGTGGGAAAGAAGCCCAATTAGCTTTCAGCAAGGAAATAAGGAACCAatcatattatttcttttaaggACCAATCAGACAAGGGGAGAAAGAAAAATGACCAATgcgaagaggagagagaagcatCACTCCCCATTTCATTAGCCCGTGCACACCACACAACCCAGTTTGACCTCTCATTTTCCAAGGTCAATTTCGGCCAACTCCAATGGATTTTTTTgatgccaccaccaccatcttgaaCCTCTCATTCCCTTTTACAAAACCCACCCAAGAACCACCTTGGTTAACCATAGTATGTGGCGGTTTGAGGCCACAAAAGTCGACGAAAATCAACAGTGCTCAGGCCACTCTTTTCAATATTCCGGCGAATCGGCAAAGCGATG belongs to Malus sylvestris chromosome 17, drMalSylv7.2, whole genome shotgun sequence and includes:
- the LOC126609625 gene encoding uncharacterized protein LOC126609625; this translates as MEDFRSKSCRDGRDGRMQMEVYYGGKPGAPPASMQDLRSYSSNYAGSCVSQPNNHQMVVKDGKMKKGKSSLGTASKTWSLSDPELQRKKRVAGYKVYTAEEKMKGSLRKSFKWIKNTCTQVVYGWR